The window TCAGCATTATATGGGTTACAGACGGACTCATTAAATCTCAATGTTCGCCATGGCATTATTCTTGCCTGCCAATAAAAAAGgacaaataaattaaaaactaaatAAGGACACTCTAATGCTTCAGTATTTATACTGCAGTAATTACCCTGTGACACATGATGGACATTCTATGCAGACTCGGTTGTCTGTTAAAGAGAATAACATCTCCATCTTCTAGATGACGATCAACTATGTAACCAAATTTCAATTCATCAGCATGACGCTTTCTAGAACTAAACTTCAATGATCTGCAGCATAATGGACAACaacatttgtgaaataaggaaACATAAGACCTAGCCAACAAACAAAAAGGCCCCAACATACACACTCCTTGCATCTCGGTACCATCTGGCTGCCTGATGTATTTTGCTCCAGGATACTTTTTAGGCCCATTTCGCACGCATTGCCTCAACTTCTCTGTATTATGATAGGACACTCGCTCAGGATACGTTAAAATCTGAGCCATCAATATAGGAACCGCAACCTGGAAAAGAAAGCCTGTTAGAAGAAATCAATCAAAAGGGACACAAACTGGTGTGGCTCTCACGCTGTAAGAAGGGCTAAATCACTTTTACCTTAATCACCTAGACAGGATATTCTCATGGTGTAAACCATCATCTTAAGTCAGAAATGAGTTAACTCAAACAACATACCTCCgtgattttcaaatttgggtCAGGAGATATAACAGTTCTTCCTGTATACTCAACACGTTTTCCTGATAGATTTCCACGAAAACCACTTAAAGGTTTGGTAGCTGGTGCAGATAAGGGAACTCCACGTACATCAGTATTTATATATTGTGCAACCTCCACTTGCAGATCAATCCAACCATTCTAAACCCGGTGAAGAACAAATCACTAGAAGTGCATTAGAAGATATACTCAAAGACAGAAGTGATGTTACATTTGCAATGGCACAATACAATTAATTTTGTGACGTATTCCTGGACATTGAAAAAGAGAAGCAATGGAAGACCAAGAAACAATTTCATTTAGATTTATCCAAAAATACCACTATCTCTTTGCataaatttttcaatgaaaacaTATCAGCGAGATGACTTTTTAGAGGGCCAAAAGATCCTGTGCCTGCTTCTCATAGTAAAAGTTGTCCTTCTTTGAATCATCTGCAGACCAGATAAAGATACCTTCAAGTTTGCCCTGGCTTTTGAGGATGCTGGTGGCATTGAAGAACCCATTTTGAGGTTTCAGGCCCCCACTCTCATCGGTGCCAAAACTTACTAGTATTTTGCCCCCTTCGTAGTTACCTCTCTGAGTTTCAAAATACTGCAAAAACTGAGATACATTTGTCCCTTTCTGATAGGCATAAAATTGAAAGTTAACATAGTCTATGAGATGTCCATACTTTCTCCAGAGTGCCAAGTAATGTGGTTGGACATCCTCGTCTTCAAACGGTGCTATTGATGTAAACGTTACGATCCTGTTTCGCTTAAGGTAGTATAAAAGTCTCCCAATGCACTCCGCAAACGTATCAGGATCTGCTTTGAAGTGTTCGTAATCAATGTCTATGCCATCTAGGTTGTACTCTTTCACTATATTAGTGACTGAATATATAGCATTTCTCACCCAGGACTCGACGGATGCAGGATCGAAGGAGACGTTGAAACCACCGCCAACAGTATCTCCAGCCAGACTCATTGCCACCTTGACATTAGGATGTTCGGCCTTGATGCAAGATACTCGATAAGGACTGAGGTTCTCCTTGTCCCAATAGACATTGAAGTAACCATTGGTGGGAAGTGGAATTGATGAATTTGTGTAGTCAAtggcaaatgataaaatgaaatGGAATTCGACATTGGCATTAATGGGTACATCAGAAAACGTCAAGTCCTGACCCTCAGCTCCTATGTATTCCCTGAAGAGTTTCGAGGGACAATTTGGAGCTGCATGGACTGTTGAGTAATTGGCGAAGAGAAATTGTAGAAGGAGAAAGGAGACGAGGAGCTTTGAAAAATCCATGCTTGCAACAAGATCAGCTTTTCCTGCTACTTATGAAGAAAGCAATCTTGAGTGGATTTTTTCTTGTGAACGCGCAATTTGTCTGTCTTATGCAGGCCTATGTTTCATTTTTGGAGCATATGTCTTGGGACATTTCCTTGCTGCCGAACAACTGGTATTATGCATCTGTATCGTTTCGAGGATATCTGTTGATTGGAAATTGGAATGTTGTATAAGGCGTGACTCGTTCCCCTGCAGGTGAAAACGCCATGTTGTCGATTAGCTTAGAATTCTTTCTGGGACATGGTTCAGGATCACAAGTGGTGATCCCTGAGATCACTGTGAGATGTGTTATGGGCCAGACCTGATTAAAATAGTGTGTAAAACTACAAGCTTGAATAGTAAAAGGACTGCAGATTGGTTACAATTGTTGCATTGCTCGGAATTGTATCAGGGAGGAGGAGTCATTCGAGATGCCTGTGCAGGCCAACATGCACTTAGGCCTTCTTGTCGGAATTGCATCAAGGAATCATTCGAGATGCCTCTGCAGGCCAATATGCACTTACGCCttttctgattttgaaaatTGATTATTGAGAAAGATTAATCAAAACCAGCAAAAACTACTATTCAGATGATTATAAATTCTAACTTTCTTTATCATTAAAAAATTTATGACGAGAATACAAAAGCAATCGAAAACATAAACCGAGAATAAGCCTGCCTGGTTATGTTACAGTATGATTTCTTACGCGTCATGCATAGAGAGTCTTTGGACTGATACCGATGGGCCTTTGGTTATTTTACAGTAGTATGATTTCTTACGCGTCATACATAAGATTCTTTGGAATGATATGGGCTTATAATGGGTTGAAGTAACATTTTTCTGTTCGAGAAGTACGAAGGTTCCAAGTCCTACAGAGAAACAGAAGGAAGCAGTGTGCTTCCAGCCCCCAGATTTATTTACAAATTGTTCAGCTGTGCAGCTTAAAAAAATACAATGACAAAAGATTATACTTCAACTTCAAGTAGACTAAGACAGGATTAATCCTAATAAAGCAGGTCGGTTTGAGTGAAGTACAAGAAAGAACATGATGGtgtttggaaagaaaaaaaaaagaaatcgcaaactaattgaatatgaaaaGGCTCGAGAGatcctttcttttccatttagcaagaaaagaatgagaagtAGTCTCGACTCTCGGGACAATAGATATGTACCTCTAATACACAAGTACTGCGACAAAATGCTTCCGAGTAAAGAGGCTTGTTGTCTCTAGAATCAGCTCAAGCGACTGAAAATGAATCGAGTCTGGAGAGCATCGTTCTTTGCATGTCAATGGCTTGCTTTTGTTCTACAGACTTTGATGATATTAACCGGCGAAATTGCTGCCGAGACCTCTAAAGAGAAGGTACTCCTTTTGATTAATTACCATACTATTACTTGGTAACTTTTGTCCCAGACCTGCACCATGGATTTATTTATGATGAATTCAGTGATTTGCATAGTGGCATGTACCATGCATCAGAGATTATAGCTGTACCATACCCGGGAGTAAAATTTCCGGGAGATGATGGGATGTACAACAGTTTTATAAACTTATTAGGTCTTCTAATTCTGGCAATTAAAGATAATCTATGCATGAGTTCTGCCATAATCAAATGAATCCGTTGATTCTTAACATTCCGTTAATCTCCTCTTATGAAATTCTCATCCACTGCATTTGATTATATAAAAGCAAGCTGGCAatagctatatatatatatatgtgtgtgtgtgtgtgtgtaagcATGCATGCACTATAAGGGTGCTATTGGAATCTGCAAAACAATTAAGCAAAGTTTAATTTGAGGAGTAGTACTATGAATTCCATATTCGTTGCGCCTAATTTTAGTCACTCAAATTTGACTATACCCATCTTGAATTTTATTCACattattttttgtaaatatatttttaattatttttttatctcatatgcATATAttacattttttcaaaaaaaaaaaaaatctaaaactaGCAATTCAAATAGGTTATTGATCTTTTgtcgtttggaaaaaaaaaagggttattgATCGAGCCTAGAAATCTTGAGATCAACATTAATTTGTCTTGAAAATTTTGCAGAGTAATTGTACGTATGCAGTGACCATAGAAACAAGTTGTACCAAGGGTGCAGAAACTTCAGATCATGTCAGCCTACGATTTGGAGATGTCAAATCCAATGACATTTTAGTGCGTCACTTGAATTCCAAACACGTAAGATGGGTTGATCCATTAGAGCCCCAAGTGCTTGATGATGTGCCCAGAAAGCCATTCCAAGCTTGCATGGTGGATGAATTTCAAGTTAGAGGGCCATGCGTAGAATCACCAATTTGCTATCTTTATCTGAAATTGAGCGGCAAGGACGATTGGAGGCCTGGTTTTGCCCAAGTACAGGTTTTAGAAGCATCATCTCATCTGAGCTCCGATTATTTCTATTTTCGTCGATATCTGCCGCGCGATGCTTGGTACGGCTTGGACGTGTGTGACACCGAGGTCACTCCTTCTGGGATCAAGTACAGGAGAAAGGTCTTTGCGAATAAAGAAAAGTCTGCACAAATAACATAGGATAGGAGGGATCCAAATCATCACATTTCTTTCCCCTgtgaattgaattttttttttcaagaaataaaaTGCTTCACGACGTACCCTGGAAATTAATTATTTGttgaaaagggcaaaaaaaaaaatcaaagagtAACTTggcaaatataaaaaaaaaatgatttatcaACGCGAGAGGAGAGCCAACTCTTGAATGAAGTTCCTTGTAACCTTTTTGTAAGTCGAAAGGCACAAAAGCAACACTCATTAGAGTTCTTGGAAAATTTGGTGCCTGTCATATCAACAATTAAATGAGCCAGCATGCAAATAGCAAATAGCAAATAGCAAATAGCAAATAGCAAATAGCAAAAGCACGCATTGAATCGAAGAAAATATGCGGAATCTAAAAACTGTCCTTTCTTGTACCAGTAGTATTATAAAGGAGTAATAGACGGCTGAGTCTCAAATTAATGGCCTGAATTTCTTCTATCTTTGCTTACGGAAAAAGACTTAATGACTGCTGGCTTTGATGTCCCTTTCCAGAAATGTATGCAACTTCCAAAGACATGAAAACTTTAATTAATGTAATGTATGAACCAAGTGTCAAAATTTTCGAATGCATTTGCGTACACAAAtagacactttttttttttgggttacctGATAGACAAAAGCTTATCCAATGACCGGCAAATGAATTGTGTGACCTTGATCTGTAACATCAATGAAGTTTCTTGGCGTGAGTTCTCGTGTTTGTGAATTTGACTGGTTCCTTGTCTTGcttaactttttcttttgtaattggTACTACACTTTAGCATAGGAAACCAGAAAGTAGCTTCTAAGTCTATTATCATTTGTTTTAATGTCTGAAGTTGATATATTACTCGTTTATGTTACTATGAAAATTACTAGCACAAGTCTTTATGGGATTCTGGAGCATGcgattttcttttgaaattctgtATGGGATTCTGGAGCATgagattttcttttgaaatttgaaaggaAATTGATTAGTGAATGTACTGGTTTGCCTAATAGCCGAAGCAACCTTGTTTTGGTTTGATTAGGAAATTGATTACCCAACTTTTGTAAAGGATCATCTTTACCGTTTCGTGCAGAGTTTCATGAAAAAGGAATTGATATTCGCATTCTCGTTTTAATTAATCTCTTACACTCTAATTCACTTAGTAAATATTATTATACTTTCAAAGAATGCGGGAGGCTCATTTAAAATTGCAAATATCGCTTCCTCATAAAAATATTACATGCCCACATCTCCTTATCAAAATAGCTAGCTAACCACTATCAATGGTTGCAAAAAAGAACTCTATATGCATTTATATGTTAGTCACATAAACTTTTGGTCTAATAAGCAATAAACAATAAGCACTGaagattaaaaaagaaaatttttcaatttttagttatAGCCCTATCACGGTAAGTGTAAACATCAACAAATCATGCACAATGGGAAGGAAATCCAGACGATGGAAATTTCCAATCATTTCTTGAGAGATACTAATATAAAGCTGGTTATCCCCCAACTTTTGTCTGATTTGTTATATTCTTGAATACTTGAAGTTGACAACTGGCTcccttttttaaaaatttttctttttttgtaatAACAGGGTAATTAGAGAGTATAAACAATCATTTACAACAGTCAAATCAGTTTACAATCTGTTACCAGGCAACGGTGAAAGCTCTAAAGCAAACGTTACAGTCCCTAATACCCAATCACCCAATAAATTCCAGTCCCTTCTTCCTAGTACCTACTTCTTTAATTTATTTAAGTAttgaaccccaaaaaaaaaaaacataaaataagtAAGAAGGAAGGAATATTGAACCATTCAGATGGACCCCAACTCCAAGAGGCCCTTAATACAGTAGCATAGTTCACGGAAGTGTTTCCTAAGGAGTGACTGATGTTCACAAATTTCTTGATCTGGGATGAACAAGCAGGCAAAACTGGTAAGCTGATGATGTCAATGTTGGCCCTAATCATTCACGGAATTAGATTACATGCATTCAAAAGAGGAGACCGTTTTGTTCACATAATTAATTGGCAGAGCAGCGTTTCCTGTTCATCCAACAGTGCAGTCAAACAGACAGTTTGAGTTTGATACCACCGGTAATTTTTAGCTACTTTGTCGTGTTAAGTTTTGTAAGAACTGATGATCGACAGGAAAATATTGCAGAATGTTTTATAGCTGTTAAGTCATGATTGCTTAACCCTCGGAGCCGGGTTCCATCTCAATTGCTCTAATTCAGAGCTAGCTGTCATAAGTAGCAAGTGCATTTCGTGTAATAACTTCTGCAAGCGATTTATGATCTCAAAAGCATATTTTGACTGTAACGGTGATTGGagtcaaaatcattcaaaaatttttcttaaaaaaatgcCTTTCTTTGTTTACAAGATAGGATCAATGCATGCAGTTTTTTGGTAACTCATTATCACTCTTTGGGGAATGCTAGTAAATAAATAGTTTAGCATTTGACATATTCatcaaaaagagagagagagatgtacTCCTTCACATGAGAACAGGAAGATGTACGTTGCAATTACCATAAAGCAATGTGGCCGAGAAGTGGCATCTTTGCGAGCATGGAGAAGTGACACACAGTTTAAGCATTAAAACTAGTGAATCATTCCTCAACTTTTTTGGGTTGTACGCGTGAAACATAACTCGAGATcttttgaaactagacactaaAAGCAATATGAATTTCAATTTAAGATATGTTTTAACATGCAAGAAAGGACGATTAAAGGAAACATTTATCAAAATCAGAATGGATTGATAATGATTTATTATGTAAAGAGGTAGATTTAGTCTCACCATTTGGATGCTGTGAGAAAATTGTATTCGCAAGGAAATAATCCCCTGCTCCCCAGAGTTTTGAACATCAGAGCTTTCGACCTTCTATTGATTATTACCATCCAAAACCTTCTAGATATTATTGTATTCTCAAAGTTCATTTTATTCccttgaaagaaaaaaagaaaaaaaaagaaaggtggaaaaggttcacctttttttttttttttttttggtaggagGAAAGGGTTCACTTAGTTGTCCCTTGAGGAATGGATATGGCCTGTCAGCTTGGACAATAAAAGCAACTACCACAAAATGAAGTAGAAATTATAATTGGACGGCTCAATGATCAATATGGATGTGCTAAGTTATTATTATACAGTCAGTTTAGCAGAGGATGTGAAGCGAACCACCATAGACAAAATGATGGGATTCTGAGATTACTGAAGCTGAATGGAATTAATAATAGTGTTTTTAGACTGTTCGTCGATCCGTAGTCCAAACCCAACTGCAGCACTAGTCCTATTGCTCCTCTTTTCGCCGTGAATCACAAGCTGAACACGCATACACTGACACTTAGATTTTGGACCAAAAGTATTGCCATTTCCCGACACTAGCTTCTTGCATGACCCTCATGAGCAGCCTTAGCAGACAAAAACCCAGTTGAAACCAAAGTCATCAGAAATTAAACCGACAGTTGGAACTTATAAAAGCTCTACACTTCATCACATGGTCCATCTTCTAACAGCACTTAATTTTGCTTCCAAAACTTGTAGTAGTCCTTGTAGTTTGTGCAGTGAGAAGCTTGGACaatgtatagaatgatgttccAAGTAAAATGCACCAGAGATAGACAACTGGACGGGTTTGGGACAGGGGAGCTCCCTTATCCCCCGTTCCCCGCCCTATGCTACAAAAGCTTGTTTACTTGCTTCGGCAGCATCTCCTGCTTCGTTTATCTCCACCCCTGCACCTTGCCAGCGGCCACTagtattttttttggttgactTTATATTCTTTACATTTATAATACTAAAAACCatttttctaaatattcttttgatttttttgtaaaaaatttagTATGAAATTAAGGTTAAATATCATTTTAACATTTTAATTTCTTCTATGATGGATACTATTTGGTGTCTAAATCAATAGATGTTGCTTTTTCATGAACAACATGCAATACATGGAATAGAAAATTAAGCAGTCTAacgtaataaaaaaaaaatacatccttttaaaatgataaataaaCAAGAAAGAGGATGAACAAGAAATaacatattatatattttaCCCGAATGAATTCTTATATTACTCATTTTATAATGTAAATGTATATATAGCTAgatatatattatatgtatacATTTACATGTATTGATTGTAGGTGGGGGATGGAGGGTGCCTTCCCCCGTCCCATTTAAGGCAGGGAGGAAAACTCCCAATCCCACCTCCTCCTCCCGACTCGCATCTCCGGCCCACACCTCATTTCTCCTTTCTCGGACACCTACTTCCGTCATTCTTAAAATGCATTTTGTTTGGGCATCTCATATGTCTCTTTTTACCTGTTATGAGCCCTTTTAGTTGTGCACTGACATCCATAATTAGGTGTAATAGCACCAATGAAATAAGAATGATGATTTAATGTAAATTTATCCTTAGACCCGCTAATATTCTTCTCTAATTACTGAAGATCTTACAATTCTGTTAAGCAAGGAACTAAATCCGTATTATACATTATGAGTGTGTGAAGTTTTATAAGATGAAAATTGGGTATGAAAGGCTTTAAATTTAGTCCTTCCCTTTTGTTAAAGCTCCATTTTTTTGTTGTGTCAAAAGTAGTTTATATTTCATTGATAACTTGATATTACAAAATCAGCTATAAAAGGTTACTACCCAACAGATCATTTTGTGCGCTCTCTTTGAGCCACATGGAAAAATTTCCTTTCCAATCTACATCTCTAACAAGTTAACAGCAAATTTTGTTAGATTGTGTGCACAACTATTGCCTAGTctattaacaaaagaaaaagcacATCGATCAAACAAGCCTCTCATTTTTTGGATGTCCTCTAGTAATTAAGACTGCAACTGGATTCCTTAACGTTCTCTTCTCCGATCATGTCTACTATGGCTTTGATCATCTTAAAGCTCCATTTGATTGTAGTCATAATAAGAATTCAACCGCGTATAAATGACATCATAATTAAAACAAGGAATCCTCTAACGGCCCTGAGATAAGACCCTATACAAATGGCACTGACACAAGGCTGAATATATTTTCCACATTCAATAGGTCAAGAAATTTCGGTCGGTTGATCATGGGATCTTGTTTTACAACTCTCGACCTGGCAGCTCAAGCTAGCAATCAGCTTTAAATAGGTTGCTTAGATTTAGCGATGTAGACATTAACATGAAAGTGAGTTAAAAATGTCAAGTGCACATCATAAGTACATTAGCTCGATGCAAGATTTTGGTAATGATTATTGATGCGACTGCCGAAGTGATGATCCGAACTGAGCTAGGTTCGGAGGAACGAGCTGGTTGAACGTCCGACCTGCACGTGAGCGAGCTGCGGGGCTAGGTCCCCTGAAGcaactccgacgatcaagtctGAACTGGCTCGTAAATAAAAGAGTAGAGATTGTACTATCAGTAGCGTACCTTGTGTTTCTTCTGGGTGTGGTATTTATAGAACACCAGGTGGTAGTTTCCTGGTAGGACAAGGAGTCCTCATTGGAGAGGACTGGTTTCTAGGGCTCTACGACCCAGGTCTGAAGACGTGGCCTCCACGGTCCATCAAGCCCATCTGCCTAAGAGGCGGCGCCCGCAGGGGGCTGCAAGCTGACCTGACACTCCAGCCCAGCCCCTCCAGTCCGAGCTCGTGGGCTGGACTGACGTGTGTATGGACCGGGCCGATGTGCGCCTgggccccactacactagccccccttcTGGTCTAGAGTTCATCGAACGTGCGCATGAATCTAGCCGACTTTCTGGGTATCGTGTCAGCTCGGTGTGGGACCCTCACCTCGTGGTGCACGCAACCGTCGCGTCGGTTCGTGTCTGTCTTCTCAACCGTCACGTCGACCAGTAATGATGGTCCGGAACGGTTCCCCATAAATGATTCAAATAAATGCGCGCCTCTTCGCTTTCCCGCCCTACGGATCGCCTATAAATAGGCCTCTCGGGCATCATTTTCACTCCGTTTCCTCCACTTTATCAGTTCGCTCCTCCagtccttagttcgtggcttcATTTTCTTTCGAGAACACGTCAGGTTGCCCTGCCTTAGGAGCCCAGAGTCAGTTCGCGCATTACCTAGATCAGCCTTTCATCCGATCTCCTCTCACTAGTaagttccctttcttttttatgtCTTCATACAGTTCCGATAGTTCTGACGTCACCAGTTCAGCCCCTAGGCATAGAGCGGCTAGTCCCATACTCCTAGATAGCCCCTCTCCCGACCCTGTAAGTTCTTCTCCTTCCACTTCATCTGGGTCAGTATCCACGTCTTCTCCCATCCAATCCCCCGTCCAAATAATGAGCCCAGCCGAACAAACTGCCCAGCCTCAAGTCGGGGCTGCAGAACAGGCAGCTTCAGCTCAGATGGCCGCAGGGACCTCGGGGGAACCCGGTGGCGACTTTGGAGAGGTCGACACTATTCGCCCAGCCCTGGGACAGAGAGATGTTGACGGGCTGGCCGAGAAATATGAAATCCCAGCCCAGTTCGAACCTAGGGCTGCCCAACCAGGGGAGGTCGCCAGCCGACCTCCTCCCGGCTTCGTAGCGATCTACAGGGACCAGCTGATGGCTGGTCTTCGCCTGCCTATTCccaacttcttcttcttcattctcACTTTCTGGGGTATCCGCATAACTCAGGTCATCCCCAATGGAGTTCGCTCCATCATAGGCTTTTTCATTCTCTGCCGAGCACTAGAAATCCCCTTCTCTCATGACCTGTTCCAAGCCTTCTTCCAGATGAAAGTTAGCGGGAAGGTGCCTGGGTGGTTCTATTTTGCCCGCCGGAGTGGAGCGAAAACCCCCACCCGCGAGCTGTTCACGGGGGCACCTTCCTCTATCAAAGACTGGAAGCGTTACTTCTTCTTTGTAAAGAACCTGGGCTTTCCCCCTCTGACATGGAGGGCGGAGACTCAGGTTTCGGATCCACTTCCAAACCCGCTTCCTGTAGCTGAGCTCAGCCGCCTACTCAGCTCAGGCGAGAAGCTGGAGGTGAAAGAGTTCAGCAACGCCCAGCTTTGGGCGGCGGGGTTGATCCGAGCCAACCCCTCAGATCCCTCGCCAGAGAATAGGCCGCTCTCACCAGATGAGCTGACCTCCTGTAAACGACCTggccttccttttctttctcctcttGGTTTTATGTACCCACTGACCTTCTggtcttctgttctttgcagtgaagaggttttcttccctTCTCACCATCGGAGGAGCCAGCAATCCAGGTGCTACTACCCAGCCCTCCTCAGCCATTCCGGCCAGCTCGGCGCCAGGTCCAACGCCTCAGCCAGCTCCTGCCCAGTCCGCCAAAGCTGTCGAGgcggggaaaaagaagaagaagaagacaacTGCAAAGAGGGCTAGAGTGGAGACGACCTCCTCCCCAGTTCAGCAAGAGAGGTCGACGCCGGAACCTGGTCAGGGCGGTCACTACGGCGTGAATACCGCCGAGGAGTAAGCTCGTGCTGGCGCTCCTCCTAATTTATGGCAGCGCCAGAGCTCCACCCTGCTGTTCGACCCGCAGACGCGGCTGATCACGCACCAACACCCTATGCACTTCTGCCCCCAGTGGAAGCTTTCCATAAACGACCGAGCTCAATTTCCTGAGGTGGCCAGGGACCTTGCTCATGGGGCCATCCTTCCAAGGGACCTTAGCTTGGTTAAGGCCATGGAGGCATCTGACCTCCTCGACTATTATTACACAGGCGCGGCCCAGGTGAACTTGGTTGGATCCGAGCTGGCCAAGCGCTACGAGGGCCTCCTCCCCCTGATGAGCGAGACGAGGGCGGCCAACGAGAAGCTGCTCAGCCAGAACGAAGCAGCTGTGGCCGAAGCTGAAGGCCTGAGGAAGCAGCTCGCCCAAGCTCACTCCAACTTCGAACTGGAGCTGAAGAAGAACTCCGACCTGACCTCTCAGCTGAATGAGGAGCAGAAGAGGAGCACCGAACTATCTGCTCAGGTCGAGGCGGCTAGGACTGAGGGAGGCCAAGAGGGCGTACGGGCCTTCCTCAGGTCGGAGGATTTCAGGGGCGACCTGGCCATTCTAAACACCCCAGTGCTGCAACATGGGTATTCCCAAGCCCTGGAGGAGGTGCAAAGGCTGGGCCTGCCTGGGTTTGATCTGGGCAAGTTTCCCAGTTACAACCCCCTGGCCGTGGAGCAGCTCGACCGCCTGGTGGAAGGCTACACGCACGGACGAAAGTTGGCTGACCTGGTCGCCGATCCCTTGCTGCCAGTGACCACTCCTGAATCCaagcaagaggaagaagagggcGAGAACTAGAAGAACTAGAGTAGGATTTTTAGGGCTCAAACTGTTAGTAGACAGTTCATTTTGTAAGAGCTCAGACCATTGTACAGTTTTtgcttgaatgaaatgaagAACTTTTCCTTTGTTCCATACTTAGCCGCATTTGTAAAACTTCTCGTCATAACTTTAAGATACATCAGTTCGGCCCATCGCCGACCTAAATGAGCTATCCCCTATAACAAAATAACTTATTAACGAAAAACATCAATATTCATAAAAGTCTTGACCTTGAAACGAGCTATCATGCGCGATTTTAACGAAAGATCCTCAAGTTGGAGTTGTGCCAGGTACGAGGGACCTCCTCCCCGCCGAGGTGGGCTAACTTGCAGTACCCAGCTCGATCTGCCTCTTTCAC is drawn from Coffea arabica cultivar ET-39 chromosome 1c, Coffea Arabica ET-39 HiFi, whole genome shotgun sequence and contains these coding sequences:
- the LOC113727420 gene encoding chitinase 2-like, whose translation is MDFSKLLVSFLLLQFLFANYSTVHAAPNCPSKLFREYIGAEGQDLTFSDVPINANVEFHFILSFAIDYTNSSIPLPTNGYFNVYWDKENLSPYRVSCIKAEHPNVKVAMSLAGDTVGGGFNVSFDPASVESWVRNAIYSVTNIVKEYNLDGIDIDYEHFKADPDTFAECIGRLLYYLKRNRIVTFTSIAPFEDEDVQPHYLALWRKYGHLIDYVNFQFYAYQKGTNVSQFLQYFETQRGNYEGGKILVSFGTDESGGLKPQNGFFNATSILKSQGKLEGIFIWSADDSKKDNFYYEKQAQDLLAL